The Chlorobaculum sp. MV4-Y genome contains the following window.
CCGCAACGACGATGTCTTGCGTAAAGTTCTTCGGCACGCCGCCGCCGATCATGAAGATGCCGGTCTTGTCGTTCTCGATCTTGATTCTGGTCAGCTCGCGGAAGTCCTTGACCGAGTCGATGGAGACATGGTTATCGGGGTTGTGCCACTGGTGGTGCACCAGGCCGAATCCGGCGGAACAGTCCGAGAATGCCGGGCAGAAGATCGGCACGCCTTTCTCGTAGGCTTTGTAAACGATGGAGTTCTTGTCGAGCCCCTTCTCTTCGATGTACTTGCCCATCTCGACGATGAATTCGCGCGACGAATACGCGCCGGGCTGCATCGAGTTGGCGATGATCGCCATGGTGTCGTCGCAGACGCGGAGTTCGTCCTCGTCGATGTAGGTGTCGTAGATGCGGTCGATGGCCAGCTCGCGCAGCTCGGCGTCGTCGGCGAACTGCGAGCCTTTCCAGTGCTTGAAACCGAGCGCCTCGAAGAAGTCCTGATCGACGATGTTTGCGCCGGTTGAGACGATGACGTCAACCATGTTGTGTTCGAGCATGTCGATGATGACCTGCTTCAGGCCGGCGCTGATGAGCGAACCGGCGATGGTGAGAATGACGGCGCACTCCTTGTCTTTCTGCATCAGATCGACGATAGAGGCCGCGCGGGCCAGGTTGCGAGCCTGGAACGCCATGTCGGCCATCTCCTCGATCATCGGCACGACGTTGTGCTTGGTGATGCCGATGTGCTTGATCGGCTCTTTCAGAAATCCTGCTTTCTGCATCGAACGCTCTTTCATAGGTAGCTCCTGTACTATTTTAAGTGCTTCTGTTTGGTTGTAATGCTGGGCTGACGAGCGGGAGAGTGTTGTCCCTTACGGCACATCTCCACCTGCTCTCTCAGAATAAAACAATCAGCTATAAGCCTCAATTTCGGGTTTTCGATCCCGATTTTCAATCTCAGCCTGAATCTGTTTGCTGATTTTTCACAATAAAAAAAGGAGAGCAAGCTGACTATATCACACACTCACATTACCGGATGCTGCTTCCTTCCGGACCTGACATGGTTGGGCAAGAGAATGCTGTATAGGACTTACTCTCCTAAATCTGCTATGTTCCTGTTTTTACCAGCGCCGTTCAGTCGGCCCAAGTAAAAACAGGCTTCTAATATAGCGTTCTGAAGTTAAAATACAAAAACAAAGCTTTTTTCTTTGTGGCAACTGTTATAACTTCGTAACCGTCCCGGAGAATTGCCTCCGGCTTCAGCCATCTCATTGTCACGCAACGTTCGTCAGAACAGGAGCCAGAACCCCGACGCCATGTCGATACAAAGGATTTTAAGCGGGATGCGGCCTACCGGCAAGCTGCACCTCGGCCACTACACCGGAGCACTTGAAAACTGGATCGCGCAGCAAGACCTTCTCCATCCCGACGGAAGCCGGGCTTACGAGACCTGCTTTCTGATTGCCGACTACCACAGCCTGACCACTTCGCTTGATACGTCGAGCCTGTATGCGCACTCTATCGACATGCTTGTTGACTGGCTCGCGGCAGGCGTCGATCCCGAAAAAAGCCCGGTATTCCGGCAGTCGCAGGTCAAGGAGCACGCCGAGCTGTTCCTCATCTTTTCAATGCTCATCACCACCGCGCGGCTCGAGCGCAACCCGACGCTCAAGGAGCAGGTGCGCGATCTGAACATGGAGTCGCTGGTCTATGGCCATCTCGGCTATCCGGTGTTGCAGGCGGCGGACATTCTGCTCTACAAGGGCAACGTGGTGCCGGTGGGCGAGGATCAGATCCCGCACGTGGAGATCACCCGCGAGATCGCCCGCAAGTTCAACAGCCACTACCAGCATCCGGCGCTCGGCGACGTCTTCCCCGAACCCGCGCCAAAGATCACGAAGTTCGCGCGGCTCGTCGGCCTCGACGGCAAGGCGAAGATGTCCAAGTCGCTCGGCAACACGATTCTGCTGAGTGACGGCCCTGACGAGGTGCTCGCGAAGATGCGCCCCGCCGTGACCGACACGCAGAAGGTGCGCCGCAACGATCCGGGCCGCCCGGAAGTGTGCCTGGTTTACAGCTACCACCAGAAGTTCACCGGCGAGGCGCAGCTGGCCGAAATCGAGACGGGGTGCCGCTCCGGAGCGCTCGGCTGCGTTGACTGCAAGAAGATGTGCGCAGCAAACATTTCGGCGGAGCTGGCCCCGATTCTCGAACGCCGCAAGCACTACGAAGAGCGGCCTGAGATGGTCAAAGAGATTCTGCACGAAGGCGAAACAAAGGCACGAAAAATTGCCGGAGAAACCATGAAAGAGGTCAGGGAAGCGATGAACCTCGGGGAGAGTAACGCATGATGATACGAAACGATAACGGCCCGAAAGCGTTCATTTTCGACATGGACGGCGTGTTGGTCGATAACATGAGAATGCACGCCCAGTCGTGGGTTGATCTCTTCGCCGACTACGGCCTGTCGGGTCTCGACCCGGAGCGCTACCTTGTCGAAACCGCCGGTATGAAGGGCCTCGACGTCTTGCGCTACTTCCTCGATCCGTCGATTTCGCCCGAAGAGGCAGACAAGCTGACGGAGCTGAAAGACATGCTCTATCGCGTGATGAACCGCGATGCCATCGTCGCGATGCCCGGCCTTGAAGCGTTCCTCGACCGCGCCGCCAATTCGGGCGTCCGGCTCGGTATCGGCACCGGCGCGGGGCCGAAGAACATCGACTACGTGCTCGGTCTGACCGGCCTGACGCCGCGCTTCGAGGCGGTGGTCGGCGCGCACATGGTCAAGCACGGCAAGCCGCATCCGGAGACCTTCCTGCAGGTGGCCGAACGCCTTGGTGCTGATCCGTCCTCATGCATCGTCTTCGAGGACGCGCTGCCCGGCGCGGAAGCCGCCGCCGCCGCAGGCATGAGCTGCGTGGCGGTTACGACGACCAATCGGCCCGAGGCCTTCGCTGCGTTCGACAACGTCATTACGGCCATCGACCATTTCGAAGGCCTCATGCCCGAAGCCTTGCTGGAGCTTTCCAGTGCCGTCAAAACCATGTCTTAACGATTCATACCGATGCGAGCTTTTTTCCTCCCCTTCATTCAGGACGCCCTGCAC
Protein-coding sequences here:
- a CDS encoding 1,9-bis(guanidino)-5-aza-nonane synthase is translated as MKERSMQKAGFLKEPIKHIGITKHNVVPMIEEMADMAFQARNLARAASIVDLMQKDKECAVILTIAGSLISAGLKQVIIDMLEHNMVDVIVSTGANIVDQDFFEALGFKHWKGSQFADDAELRELAIDRIYDTYIDEDELRVCDDTMAIIANSMQPGAYSSREFIVEMGKYIEEKGLDKNSIVYKAYEKGVPIFCPAFSDCSAGFGLVHHQWHNPDNHVSIDSVKDFRELTRIKIENDKTGIFMIGGGVPKNFTQDIVVAAEVLGYEDVSMHTYAVQITVADERDGALSGSTLKEASSWGKVDTVYEQMVFAEATVAMPLIAGYAYHKRNWEGRPARNFNAMLDAKPVNA
- the trpS gene encoding tryptophan--tRNA ligase, giving the protein MSIQRILSGMRPTGKLHLGHYTGALENWIAQQDLLHPDGSRAYETCFLIADYHSLTTSLDTSSLYAHSIDMLVDWLAAGVDPEKSPVFRQSQVKEHAELFLIFSMLITTARLERNPTLKEQVRDLNMESLVYGHLGYPVLQAADILLYKGNVVPVGEDQIPHVEITREIARKFNSHYQHPALGDVFPEPAPKITKFARLVGLDGKAKMSKSLGNTILLSDGPDEVLAKMRPAVTDTQKVRRNDPGRPEVCLVYSYHQKFTGEAQLAEIETGCRSGALGCVDCKKMCAANISAELAPILERRKHYEERPEMVKEILHEGETKARKIAGETMKEVREAMNLGESNA
- a CDS encoding beta-phosphoglucomutase family hydrolase; translation: MMIRNDNGPKAFIFDMDGVLVDNMRMHAQSWVDLFADYGLSGLDPERYLVETAGMKGLDVLRYFLDPSISPEEADKLTELKDMLYRVMNRDAIVAMPGLEAFLDRAANSGVRLGIGTGAGPKNIDYVLGLTGLTPRFEAVVGAHMVKHGKPHPETFLQVAERLGADPSSCIVFEDALPGAEAAAAAGMSCVAVTTTNRPEAFAAFDNVITAIDHFEGLMPEALLELSSAVKTMS